Genomic DNA from Planktomarina temperata RCA23:
GTCGGTGATGGTGAAATTATCAATCACCCGCGCGGCTTCAACGATCTGCCCCGCTGCGGCCAAGGCCTTAAAACGCAGGGCCTCAGAGGCGGCTTCGCCTTCCAACACGACCTTTAACCCATCGGTTTGTACGCTGGCCCAGTCAAAGCCTTCCAAGGCCAGGCGTTTCTCGACGGCCGTGGCCGAGCTATTTTCAATCCAAGACACAGTGAGGCCCGCGGCAAAATATGCCCCAACGCCTGCAGCTGCGAAGGCAAGTGCAGATAAAATCACTGGAATAATGCGCATCAATTTTTCCTACGTTCCCGAAGCCTTCTAGAACGGGACCGCCGTGGGATCAATCACAGCATAACAGTGACGGCGAAAAACAGCACAGGGATCAGGCCCGCCTCCCGATTCGCGCGAAACAGCTGGAGCAGCAAGGGCACATTGTCGATATCGAGCTGACGCATTTGCCAAAGCATATGGGCCGCAAACCCTGCTGTGCCCATTTGGGCGATGATCATTTGTGCCGGGCTGGCGGCACGGAGGGCGACATAGATTGCCAGCGCCATCAAACCAGCGCTCAGAACGGCAAAGGCGCGCAGCCATTGCGGGCTGCTTTTCCCAAACAGGCGCGCAGTAGATTTCACGCCAATCAGCGCGTCATCCTCTGTGTCTTGATGTGCATAGATCGTGTCATAAAACAGGGTCCAGGCAATGCCGGCAAGATATAGAAGCACGGCGGGCCAATCCAATCGGCCACTATGGGCCACCCATCCCAGCAAAGCGCCCCAATTAAATGCCAGGCCGAGAAACACCTGCGGCCACCAGGTGAACCGCTTGGCAAAGGGGTAAATCGCAACAAAGCCAAGACTGGCAACGCCAATCAGAACTGCAGGCATGCCAAAGCTGATCAGAATGCAAAATGCAATGAGCGCCTGGGCCACCATCCAAAGCAGCGCGCCGCGCACCGTAACCTGCCCCGATGGAAGAGGGCGCGAGCGGGTGCGGGCGACCTGGGCATCAAATTTTCGGTCGGTGATGTCATTCCATGTGCACCCCGCGCCGCGCATTAACCAGGCGCCGGCGCCGCAGCCAACGATCAACCACAAGTCCCAGCTCTGGAAATCTCCCACCTGGAGCGCCGCCAAAAGGATGCCCCAAATACAGGGGATATATAGCAGCCAAGTGCCGATGGGACGGTCGGCTCGGGACAGGCGCAAATAGGGGCGGCTGGCCTCTGGCGCATGGCGATCGACCCAATTATCTTTTACCGCATCGGCAACTTGCCCCTCTGGTGATTTGCCCGATTGCGTCATATCCTATGCTCCATGGCTTCAGTTATTCGACTCTATGTAAATCACCCGCTGGGGGCGGGGCAATCGGTTCCTTTGAGCCGCGAGCAATCTCATTACCTTTTCGGTGTGATGCGCAAAGGCGTGGGCGAGGTTCTTGAACTGTTCAACGGTCACGACGGTGAGTGGTTGGGGCGTGTGGTGCAGGCTGGTAAACGCAATGGCATCTTGCTTTGTGAACGCCAGTCCAAGCCGATGCAGCTGCCGCCTGATCTGTGGCTGATCTTCGCGCCCATCAAAAAGGCGCGCACGGATTTCATCGTCGAAAAAGCCACAGAGATGGGCGCGGCGCAGATCCTGCCGGTGCAGAGTGATTTTACCAATTCTGAGCGCATTCGCCAAGATCGCTTGCAAAATCATGCCGTGGAGGCTGCCGAGCAATGCGGTGGCACCTATGTGCCTGTGGTGCATGAGCTGCAAAAACTCTCGAAGCTGCTGGACGGGTGGGACGTGCAGCGCCAGATCATGTTTTGTGATGAAACCCGCTTGGGATCCGGTGAGGCCTTGCCATCTCTCGCGGGTCCTTGGGCGGTTTTGATCGGACCGGAGGGGGGATTTAGCCCAGCCGAACGGCGGCGGCTCAATGAGATGCCCGAGGCGCATGGGGTGTCGCTCGGTCCCAGGATTTTGCGTGCGGATACGGCCGCAGTGGCGGCATTGACCCTGTGGCAGAGTGCTTTGGGGGATTGGCAATGAGCTTTATCCGTCCCGAAGCACTTCGCAGTTTGCGAAAATATCGGGGATTTATCTTTGC
This window encodes:
- the ubiA gene encoding 4-hydroxybenzoate octaprenyltransferase; translation: MTQSGKSPEGQVADAVKDNWVDRHAPEASRPYLRLSRADRPIGTWLLYIPCIWGILLAALQVGDFQSWDLWLIVGCGAGAWLMRGAGCTWNDITDRKFDAQVARTRSRPLPSGQVTVRGALLWMVAQALIAFCILISFGMPAVLIGVASLGFVAIYPFAKRFTWWPQVFLGLAFNWGALLGWVAHSGRLDWPAVLLYLAGIAWTLFYDTIYAHQDTEDDALIGVKSTARLFGKSSPQWLRAFAVLSAGLMALAIYVALRAASPAQMIIAQMGTAGFAAHMLWQMRQLDIDNVPLLLQLFRANREAGLIPVLFFAVTVML
- a CDS encoding 16S rRNA (uracil(1498)-N(3))-methyltransferase — protein: MASVIRLYVNHPLGAGQSVPLSREQSHYLFGVMRKGVGEVLELFNGHDGEWLGRVVQAGKRNGILLCERQSKPMQLPPDLWLIFAPIKKARTDFIVEKATEMGAAQILPVQSDFTNSERIRQDRLQNHAVEAAEQCGGTYVPVVHELQKLSKLLDGWDVQRQIMFCDETRLGSGEALPSLAGPWAVLIGPEGGFSPAERRRLNEMPEAHGVSLGPRILRADTAAVAALTLWQSALGDWQ